In Elusimicrobiota bacterium, a single genomic region encodes these proteins:
- a CDS encoding toxin-antitoxin system HicB family antitoxin translates to MRKVFHSEEDGCWVAVAPELMGCSALGDTAAEALRELDVAIRLHLQVRKDSGFAIPKPLSQQELGGRFLLRLPKALQRSLKEEAAEEGVSVNQYALYLISTARGQLHPVRA, encoded by the coding sequence ATGCGCAAGGTCTTCCACAGCGAGGAAGACGGCTGCTGGGTGGCCGTCGCGCCGGAATTGATGGGCTGTTCCGCCTTGGGTGATACGGCCGCCGAGGCTCTGCGGGAGCTCGATGTGGCCATCCGGCTGCACCTGCAAGTGCGCAAAGACAGCGGTTTCGCGATCCCGAAGCCGCTTTCTCAGCAGGAGCTGGGTGGCAGGTTCCTCCTGCGCCTGCCGAAGGCCTTGCAGAGGAGCTTGAAGGAGGAGGCTGCCGAGGAAGGGGTCTCCGTCAATCAGTACGCCTTGTATTTGATCTCCACGGCGCGGGGGCAACTGCATCCGGTCAGGGCATGA
- a CDS encoding type II toxin-antitoxin system HicA family toxin — MMKPEELLRRIRTERHNVRFRDFIRLAEAHGFGFDRQHGSHCVYKHPCGAVLNLQERDGEAKPYQLLQFLELVDAYGLRMR, encoded by the coding sequence ATGATGAAGCCTGAAGAGCTCCTGCGTCGGATCCGGACCGAGCGGCATAATGTCCGCTTCCGGGATTTTATCCGGCTGGCGGAGGCCCACGGCTTCGGATTCGACAGGCAGCACGGCAGCCACTGCGTCTACAAACATCCTTGCGGAGCGGTCCTCAATCTGCAAGAGCGAGACGGAGAGGCCAAGCCGTATCAGCTCCTGCAGTTCCTGGAGCTGGTGGATGCCTACGGCCTGCGGATGAGATGA
- a CDS encoding type II toxin-antitoxin system RelE/ParE family toxin — protein sequence MTYRIAITPTALDMLRGVADARVRALIAKRIDGLALEPEKQGKALAGELAGLRSLRAAGQRFRVIYRVDKAVVTVTAVAVGLRREGDRGDVYRLAQKLVRLGLA from the coding sequence TTGACCTACCGGATCGCGATCACGCCGACGGCCCTGGATATGCTGAGGGGGGTGGCTGACGCGCGGGTGCGGGCTCTGATCGCCAAGCGCATAGACGGGCTGGCGCTGGAGCCGGAAAAGCAGGGCAAGGCTTTGGCCGGGGAGTTGGCGGGCCTGCGCAGTCTGAGGGCGGCGGGGCAGAGGTTCCGCGTCATCTACCGGGTGGACAAGGCCGTGGTGACGGTGACTGCGGTGGCCGTGGGGCTGCGGCGGGAGGGCGACCGCGGCGATGTGTACCGGCTGGCGCAGAAGCTGGTGAGGCTGGGGCTGGCCTAG
- a CDS encoding type II toxin-antitoxin system Phd/YefM family antitoxin — protein sequence MTTLSVTEARAQLLSLARDLGVKHGEGVEVTLRGKPVLAILPFELYEALMETMEVLSDPGQAELLRKSLRELRQGKAIPWEKAKKGLGL from the coding sequence ATGACGACCTTGAGCGTGACCGAGGCCCGGGCGCAGCTGTTGTCTTTGGCCCGCGATCTGGGAGTGAAGCACGGCGAAGGGGTGGAAGTGACCCTGCGGGGCAAGCCGGTCCTGGCCATCCTGCCTTTCGAGCTCTACGAGGCCCTGATGGAGACCATGGAAGTGCTCTCGGACCCTGGGCAGGCGGAGCTCCTGCGCAAGAGTCTCAGGGAACTGCGCCAGGGCAAGGCCATCCCTTGGGAGAAGGCCAAGAAGGGGTTGGGCCTTTGA
- a CDS encoding NAAT family transporter produces the protein MKDNMSLLSCISILFLVMDPLGNLPLIAGLLKGIPQARARPIMVREHLFALALLFFFLLFGQFFLNLLGIQDPALGISGGIVLFLISVRMIFPASGEGMFGEMPSGEPFFVPLATPLIVGPSAMTTVLILASKSDVGFWKLSVAMVVAWAGSLAILSNAAAICRLLGERGVTAIQRLMGMILTTIAVQMLLTGLAQFFGKPG, from the coding sequence ATGAAAGATAACATGAGCCTGCTGTCCTGCATCTCCATCCTTTTCCTGGTCATGGACCCTTTGGGCAACCTCCCGCTCATCGCGGGCCTGCTCAAGGGCATCCCGCAGGCGAGGGCGCGGCCCATCATGGTGCGCGAGCACCTCTTCGCTCTGGCCCTGCTGTTCTTCTTCCTGCTCTTCGGGCAGTTCTTCCTCAACCTGCTGGGCATCCAGGACCCGGCTTTGGGCATCTCCGGCGGCATCGTGCTCTTCCTGATCTCGGTGCGCATGATCTTCCCGGCCAGCGGTGAGGGGATGTTCGGGGAGATGCCCTCGGGGGAGCCCTTCTTCGTGCCCCTGGCGACTCCGCTCATCGTGGGGCCTTCGGCCATGACCACGGTGCTCATCCTGGCCTCCAAGAGCGATGTGGGCTTCTGGAAGCTGTCCGTGGCGATGGTCGTGGCCTGGGCCGGCTCGCTGGCCATCCTCTCCAACGCCGCGGCCATCTGCAGGCTCCTGGGCGAGCGGGGCGTGACCGCCATCCAGCGCCTCATGGGCATGATCCTGACCACCATCGCGGTGCAGATGCTGCTGACCGGCTTGGCGCAGTTCTTCGGCAAGCCGGGATGA
- a CDS encoding EAL domain-containing protein, which yields MKRTASRPRPTYALVFRFCDPAEMQYMHGHRISAVVHRDISRRFGRIARRVLSRHAPLGAPFTPLPGVWVAPFRMRTWAVGFDVEDQISAMTGTGMELVREMLDVELGRASAMHVRFRFGVLCDPSGETAPERLHERLSALVSGMDADPAEPGVSLARLRDIMRRDLLDFHLQPIVSLHDLKPVGFEALVRGPAGGPVERADKLFAAAAYHGLQQELELACVAGAWKQAASLRAPYWLSVNLGPDLFHAPALRRLVRSPRDLRRRVFELTEHLPIRSPHRLNAAAHPLRRRGARVALDDAGCGYLNMGMVEALSPHIVKLCITAIRRIEAGAAPFRAIKDVVGRIYRAEAAPLAEGVETAEQLKAVRGCGFELAQGYLFGRPRPAREVLSNLGSF from the coding sequence ATGAAGAGAACGGCCTCCCGCCCCCGCCCCACCTACGCCCTGGTCTTCCGCTTCTGCGACCCCGCCGAGATGCAGTACATGCACGGCCACCGCATCAGCGCCGTGGTGCACCGGGACATCAGCAGGCGCTTCGGCCGCATCGCACGGCGCGTGCTCAGCCGCCACGCGCCCCTCGGCGCGCCCTTCACGCCTCTGCCCGGCGTCTGGGTGGCCCCCTTCCGCATGAGGACCTGGGCCGTGGGCTTCGACGTGGAGGACCAGATCTCGGCCATGACCGGGACCGGCATGGAGCTGGTGCGCGAGATGCTCGACGTGGAGCTCGGCCGCGCCTCGGCCATGCACGTGAGGTTCCGCTTCGGCGTGCTCTGCGACCCCTCCGGGGAGACCGCCCCTGAGCGCCTGCATGAGCGCCTCTCCGCCCTCGTCTCCGGGATGGACGCGGACCCGGCTGAGCCGGGCGTCTCGCTGGCGCGCTTGCGCGATATCATGCGCCGGGACCTCCTGGATTTCCACCTGCAGCCCATCGTGAGCCTGCACGACCTCAAGCCCGTGGGCTTCGAGGCTCTGGTCCGCGGCCCGGCCGGAGGGCCGGTGGAGCGGGCCGACAAGCTCTTCGCGGCCGCGGCCTACCATGGCCTGCAGCAAGAGCTGGAGCTTGCCTGCGTGGCCGGGGCGTGGAAGCAGGCCGCGAGCCTGCGCGCCCCCTACTGGCTCTCGGTCAACCTGGGGCCGGACCTCTTCCACGCCCCCGCCCTGCGGCGCCTGGTGCGCAGTCCGCGCGACCTGCGCCGGCGCGTCTTCGAGCTCACGGAGCATCTGCCCATCCGCTCGCCCCACAGGCTCAACGCCGCCGCCCACCCCCTGCGCCGCCGCGGCGCGCGCGTGGCCTTGGACGACGCGGGCTGCGGCTACCTCAACATGGGCATGGTGGAGGCGCTCTCTCCCCACATCGTCAAGCTCTGCATCACGGCCATCCGCCGCATCGAGGCCGGCGCCGCCCCGTTTCGCGCCATCAAGGACGTGGTGGGCCGCATCTATCGGGCCGAGGCGGCGCCCCTGGCCGAGGGCGTGGAGACCGCGGAGCAGCTCAAGGCCGTGCGCGGCTGCGGCTTCGAGCTGGCGCAAGGCTATCTCTTCGGCCGGCCCCGGCCGGCCCGCGAAGTGCTCTCCAACCTGGGCAGCTTCTAG
- a CDS encoding autotransporter domain-containing protein, protein MKPFRTSTYAREFMRTLAILGLLALPAQRSQAIPPVTFNVSNTADSGAGSLRQAVIDSYSAGPNTVSWTTGSGGTIFLQSDLTAIHTNTTLDVSNAPSAVTISSKSVEINGTVTLTNNSLPQVWTINTRITGTGSMIKDGTGELDLSGANDYSGNTVLIKGTLGLKNSTALGSGTLLYDGGTLQLGAVNAANNIQLSAGGVFDTAGSNAALSGVISETAAYSLTKAGAGTLFLTGANTYSGGTVINAGTLNINADAALGNAAGGINFNGGTLQAAAGLTSARVLTLNAGGGTFDSNGFDSTLSGGIAGTGSLTKAGAGTLFLTGINSYSGGTFINAGTLNINSAAALGSAGAALAFSGGTLQTAASVVLGNPGTLNAGGGTVDTNGFSSVFLGVFGGTGGLTKAGAGIPTLSGVNTYTGGTTISGGTLGVGTDSNLGDPSGALTFNGGTLALSADFASGRSVSLSGNGTIDTGVKNSTFTGVISGGGALTKLGSGTLFLEDANSYSGGTVLSAGTINVSSASALGSGQLIFNGAATLQTLLGITFTSSVTLNAASNFDMMGNTTTISGVIGGTGNLLLISSGTLALTGVNTYTGGSSVSNAGVLSINNGSALGTGALVLAGGTLQTTAPLTFTNTIYMGGAGTIDAYGQVSTFSGSISDGPGAGPGLTITDTLGGGTIILSGANTYTGGTYVNGGTLRLGADNAVSTAGGLTVNSGGTFDMSGFNQAVASYAGAGTLSMTQPSGLTNFLTVNGNSDLSGGTLVVKLAPQLVANGATFRPVRAAFVTGTLPTVVSPAAFLMTPTYAGADLKLTVSFVPFSHSAVNPNQTAIGDSLEALRTNPTGDAATVIGELYTLDAAQLRAALDQIGPISLAAMGSLGLAGSGVQGAALGQRLNALADGTAPDGVTNYTVSGRMDVPGGPLLAYAGDDLNSLDLGAARQGPASNSPWGFYASGVASTGRLSEATSSSGLQPGYAFNTGGLMAGGDYRLNRNLAVGGSAGYLHGHASVYAPGSGTVDNNSARYGVYATSYNETARASLYLGGASDFFSTRRGIQFGQISRVATASPQGAEFNLAASASFDLKAKAWGLGTFSPFAGLDYNRLMIGSFQESGADTLDLSVAPQTAQSLQSSLGLRYSDRLQWDSCTVLPYLSLGWRHEFEDQSHPIEAQLASGVGSVFSVATGRFARDGTLFGTGFSLDWGRGLTAKFAYAGDFRSHFQDNNYDATLRYKF, encoded by the coding sequence ATGAAACCCTTTCGAACGTCCACGTACGCCCGCGAGTTTATGAGGACTCTCGCCATCCTAGGACTGCTGGCTCTGCCGGCGCAGCGGTCCCAGGCCATCCCCCCTGTCACCTTCAACGTCTCCAACACCGCCGATTCGGGCGCAGGCAGCCTCCGGCAGGCGGTCATCGACTCCTATTCCGCGGGCCCCAACACCGTCTCTTGGACCACGGGCAGCGGCGGGACGATCTTCCTCCAAAGCGACCTCACGGCCATCCACACCAACACGACGCTCGACGTCAGCAACGCCCCCTCGGCCGTGACCATATCCAGCAAATCCGTCGAGATCAACGGCACGGTGACGTTGACCAACAACAGCCTACCCCAGGTCTGGACCATCAACACCCGCATCACCGGCACCGGCTCCATGATCAAGGACGGGACGGGCGAGCTCGACTTGAGCGGGGCCAATGACTACAGCGGCAACACCGTGCTCATCAAGGGCACCCTCGGGCTCAAGAACAGCACCGCCTTGGGCTCCGGGACGCTCCTCTACGACGGCGGGACCTTGCAGCTCGGAGCCGTCAACGCCGCCAACAACATCCAGCTGTCCGCGGGCGGGGTCTTCGACACCGCAGGCAGCAACGCAGCCCTCTCGGGCGTCATCAGCGAGACCGCAGCCTACTCTTTGACCAAAGCCGGCGCCGGGACCCTGTTCCTGACCGGAGCCAACACCTACAGCGGCGGGACCGTGATCAACGCGGGCACGCTCAACATCAACGCCGACGCCGCTTTGGGCAACGCTGCCGGCGGCATAAACTTCAACGGCGGCACCCTGCAGGCCGCGGCCGGCCTGACTTCGGCGCGCGTGCTCACGCTCAACGCGGGCGGCGGGACCTTCGACAGCAACGGCTTCGACTCGACCCTCTCCGGCGGCATCGCGGGAACGGGCAGCCTGACCAAGGCCGGAGCCGGGACCCTTTTCCTGACCGGGATCAACTCCTACAGCGGAGGCACCTTCATCAACGCGGGCACGCTCAATATCAACAGCGCCGCCGCCCTGGGCAGCGCGGGGGCAGCACTCGCCTTCAGCGGCGGGACCCTGCAGACCGCGGCAAGCGTGGTCTTGGGGAACCCCGGCACGCTCAACGCAGGAGGAGGCACGGTCGACACCAACGGCTTTAGCTCGGTGTTTTTGGGCGTCTTCGGCGGGACCGGCGGCCTGACCAAGGCCGGCGCCGGGATCCCCACGTTATCCGGGGTCAACACCTACACCGGCGGGACCACGATCAGCGGCGGGACCTTGGGCGTGGGCACGGACAGCAACCTGGGAGACCCCTCCGGCGCGCTCACCTTCAACGGCGGCACGCTCGCGCTCTCGGCCGACTTCGCCTCGGGGCGCAGTGTCTCGCTGTCCGGTAACGGGACCATCGACACCGGCGTGAAGAACTCGACCTTCACGGGCGTGATCAGCGGCGGCGGCGCGCTGACCAAGCTCGGCAGCGGCACCCTGTTTCTGGAAGACGCGAACTCCTACAGCGGCGGGACCGTCCTTAGCGCCGGCACCATCAACGTGAGCAGCGCCTCCGCGCTGGGCTCGGGCCAGCTGATCTTCAACGGGGCCGCCACCCTGCAGACCCTCCTCGGGATCACCTTCACCAGCAGCGTCACGCTCAACGCCGCCTCGAACTTCGACATGATGGGCAACACCACGACCATCTCGGGCGTCATCGGCGGGACGGGGAATCTGCTGCTGATCAGCAGCGGAACCTTGGCCCTGACCGGGGTCAACACCTACACCGGCGGGTCCTCGGTCAGCAACGCCGGGGTCCTCAGCATCAACAACGGCTCGGCGCTGGGCACCGGCGCGCTGGTCTTGGCCGGCGGGACCCTGCAGACCACCGCGCCGCTGACCTTCACCAACACCATCTACATGGGCGGCGCCGGGACCATCGACGCCTACGGCCAGGTCTCCACGTTCTCGGGCAGCATCTCCGACGGCCCCGGCGCCGGCCCGGGCTTGACCATCACCGACACTCTCGGGGGCGGGACCATCATTCTATCCGGAGCCAACACATACACCGGCGGCACCTACGTCAACGGGGGCACCCTTCGGCTCGGAGCCGACAACGCGGTTTCCACAGCCGGAGGACTCACGGTGAACTCCGGCGGGACCTTCGACATGTCCGGCTTCAACCAGGCCGTGGCCAGCTACGCCGGAGCCGGGACCCTCTCCATGACCCAGCCCTCCGGCCTGACCAACTTCCTGACGGTCAACGGGAATTCCGACCTCTCCGGCGGGACCTTGGTCGTGAAGCTCGCCCCGCAGCTCGTCGCCAACGGCGCCACCTTCCGCCCCGTCAGGGCCGCGTTTGTCACCGGCACCCTGCCCACGGTCGTCTCGCCCGCGGCGTTCTTGATGACCCCGACGTACGCCGGTGCCGACCTGAAGCTGACCGTCAGCTTCGTCCCCTTCTCCCACAGCGCGGTCAACCCCAACCAGACCGCCATAGGCGACAGCCTGGAGGCGCTGCGCACCAACCCCACCGGCGACGCGGCCACGGTGATCGGCGAGCTCTACACCCTCGACGCCGCGCAGCTGCGCGCGGCTCTCGACCAGATCGGCCCCATCTCGCTGGCCGCCATGGGCTCGCTGGGCCTGGCCGGCTCCGGAGTCCAGGGCGCGGCCCTGGGCCAGCGCCTCAACGCCCTGGCCGACGGCACCGCGCCCGACGGCGTCACCAACTACACGGTGAGCGGCCGCATGGACGTCCCCGGCGGCCCGCTGCTGGCCTACGCCGGCGACGACCTCAACTCGCTCGACCTGGGCGCGGCGCGCCAGGGCCCCGCATCGAACTCCCCTTGGGGGTTCTACGCCTCCGGGGTGGCGTCGACCGGCCGGCTCAGCGAGGCCACCAGCAGCTCGGGCCTGCAGCCCGGCTACGCCTTCAACACCGGCGGGCTCATGGCCGGCGGCGACTACCGCCTCAACCGGAACCTCGCCGTCGGCGGCTCGGCCGGCTATCTCCACGGCCACGCCTCGGTCTACGCGCCCGGCTCTGGAACGGTGGACAACAACAGCGCGCGCTACGGCGTCTACGCCACGAGCTACAACGAGACCGCCCGCGCCAGCCTCTACCTCGGCGGAGCGTCCGACTTCTTCTCCACGCGCCGGGGCATCCAGTTCGGGCAGATCTCGCGGGTCGCCACGGCCTCGCCGCAGGGCGCCGAGTTCAACCTGGCCGCCAGCGCGAGCTTCGACCTCAAGGCCAAGGCCTGGGGCCTGGGCACCTTCTCGCCGTTCGCGGGACTGGATTACAACCGCCTCATGATCGGCTCCTTCCAGGAGAGCGGGGCGGACACCCTGGACCTCAGCGTGGCGCCGCAGACGGCCCAGTCGCTGCAGTCCAGCCTGGGGCTACGCTACTCGGACCGGCTCCAGTGGGACTCCTGCACGGTGCTCCCCTACCTGAGCCTGGGCTGGCGGCACGAGTTCGAGGACCAGAGCCACCCGATCGAGGCGCAGCTGGCCTCGGGCGTGGGCAGCGTCTTCTCCGTGGCCACGGGCCGCTTCGCGCGCGACGGGACGCTGTTCGGCACGGGCTTCTCGCTGGACTGGGGCCGGGGACTCACGGCCAAGTTCGCCTATGCCGGCGATTTCCGGTCCCACTTCCAGGACAACAACTACGACGCCACGCTGCGCTACAAGTTCTAA
- a CDS encoding GAF domain-containing protein, which produces MAGIKSLDIVKTVFQRRLQHADMERILAELSAASRQELVAKMGTLLDRISALVEVYNKVSDTLSLDVMLPRLMAIITEALRADRSTLFLYDADTRELYSRVAQGDAVGEIRFPGALGIAGAVFTSGEAVLIPDAYADPRFNQAVDRKTGYRTRNILCAPLKNKDKIIGVTQVLNKRDAGFDEDDLALLEALTAKAASALENAQLYERVEKARQEEAKLLEVTSAIASELKLDTLLAKIIQVTTEMLEADRSTLFVHDAKSDELWSRVAEGLAAKEIRFPAAAGIAGASFSAGEAINIPDAYADPRFNQAIDKKTGYRTRTILTMPVVNKAGRKLGVIQVLNKKQGPFAPLDERRLKAFAAQAAIALENAQLFADVSNERNYNESILKSLSNGVITLDAERGVVKANDAALRILRWKREDVLRRPFAELFADPKNRWLLEALEKVAAGGQVELAMDAEIAAGAETVSANTTFVPLVGIEGESLGSMLVIEDISAEKRVKSTMARYMTKEVADRLLAGGQEALGGTSQVASVLFSDIRSFTTISETLGARRTVGMLNEYFTEMIEVIFGHKGILDKYIGDAIMAVFGAPFQTPQDADNAVAAANDMMRALRRFNASRTASRDIELAIGVGIATGELVSGNIGSLKRMDYTVIGDTVNLASRLEGATKHYGVKILLSAETVSHLKGAHKVRELDLIRVKGKNLPVAIYEALDHHTPETFPEMERALAAFQEGLAHYRQSRWQEAIAAFTEALRARPKDGPSRLYLERCQHYSAEPPEAGWDGVYVMKTK; this is translated from the coding sequence ATGGCCGGGATAAAGTCCCTCGACATCGTCAAGACGGTCTTCCAACGGCGCCTCCAGCATGCGGATATGGAGCGCATCCTGGCCGAGCTCTCCGCGGCCAGCCGCCAGGAGCTCGTCGCCAAGATGGGCACGCTGCTCGACCGCATCTCGGCGCTGGTCGAGGTCTACAACAAGGTCTCGGACACGCTGTCGCTGGACGTGATGCTGCCTCGGCTGATGGCCATCATCACCGAGGCCCTGCGCGCCGACCGCAGCACTTTGTTCCTCTACGACGCCGACACCCGTGAGCTGTACTCCCGCGTCGCCCAGGGCGACGCGGTCGGAGAGATCCGCTTCCCAGGCGCGCTGGGCATCGCCGGCGCGGTGTTCACCTCGGGCGAGGCCGTCCTGATCCCCGACGCCTACGCCGACCCGCGCTTCAACCAGGCGGTCGACCGCAAGACCGGCTACCGCACGCGCAACATCCTTTGCGCGCCGCTCAAGAACAAGGACAAGATCATCGGCGTCACCCAGGTGCTCAACAAGCGCGACGCCGGCTTCGACGAGGACGACCTGGCCCTGCTCGAGGCCCTGACCGCCAAAGCGGCCTCGGCCCTGGAGAACGCCCAGCTCTACGAGAGGGTCGAGAAAGCGCGCCAGGAGGAGGCCAAGCTCCTGGAGGTCACCAGCGCCATCGCCTCCGAGCTCAAGCTCGACACGCTGCTGGCCAAGATCATCCAGGTGACCACCGAGATGCTGGAGGCCGACCGCAGCACGCTCTTCGTCCATGACGCCAAGAGCGACGAGCTCTGGTCGCGCGTGGCCGAGGGCCTGGCCGCCAAGGAGATCCGCTTCCCGGCCGCCGCGGGCATCGCGGGCGCCAGCTTCTCCGCCGGCGAGGCCATCAACATCCCCGACGCCTACGCCGACCCGCGCTTCAACCAGGCGATCGACAAGAAGACCGGCTACCGCACCCGGACCATCCTCACCATGCCCGTGGTCAACAAGGCCGGGCGCAAGCTGGGCGTGATCCAGGTCTTGAACAAGAAGCAGGGGCCCTTCGCACCCTTGGACGAGCGCCGCCTGAAGGCCTTCGCGGCGCAGGCCGCCATCGCGCTCGAGAACGCCCAGCTCTTCGCCGATGTCTCCAACGAGCGCAACTACAACGAGTCGATCCTGAAGTCGCTCTCCAACGGCGTGATCACCCTGGACGCCGAGCGCGGCGTGGTCAAGGCCAACGACGCGGCCCTGCGCATCCTGCGCTGGAAGCGCGAGGACGTCCTGCGCCGCCCCTTCGCCGAGCTGTTCGCCGACCCCAAGAACCGCTGGCTGCTGGAGGCCCTGGAGAAGGTCGCCGCGGGCGGCCAGGTCGAGCTGGCCATGGACGCCGAGATCGCGGCCGGCGCGGAGACCGTCTCGGCCAACACCACCTTCGTGCCTTTGGTCGGCATCGAAGGCGAGTCGCTGGGCTCCATGCTGGTCATCGAGGACATCTCGGCCGAGAAGCGGGTCAAGAGCACGATGGCCCGCTACATGACCAAGGAGGTCGCCGACCGGCTCCTGGCGGGCGGCCAGGAGGCCCTGGGCGGCACCTCCCAGGTGGCCTCGGTGCTGTTCTCGGACATCCGCAGCTTCACCACCATCTCGGAGACCTTGGGCGCGCGCCGCACGGTCGGGATGCTCAACGAGTACTTCACCGAGATGATCGAGGTCATCTTCGGGCACAAGGGCATCCTGGACAAGTACATCGGCGACGCCATCATGGCCGTCTTCGGCGCGCCCTTCCAGACCCCGCAGGACGCGGACAACGCGGTGGCCGCGGCCAACGACATGATGCGCGCCCTGCGCCGCTTCAACGCCTCCCGGACCGCGTCCCGGGACATCGAGCTCGCCATCGGCGTGGGCATCGCGACCGGCGAGCTGGTCAGCGGCAACATCGGCTCGCTCAAGCGCATGGACTACACCGTCATCGGCGACACCGTCAACCTCGCCTCGCGCCTGGAAGGCGCGACCAAGCACTACGGGGTCAAGATCCTGCTCAGCGCGGAGACCGTCTCACACCTGAAGGGCGCTCACAAAGTGCGCGAGCTGGACCTCATCCGGGTCAAGGGCAAGAACCTCCCGGTGGCCATCTACGAGGCCCTCGACCACCACACGCCCGAGACTTTCCCGGAGATGGAGCGCGCGCTCGCGGCATTCCAGGAGGGCCTGGCCCATTACCGGCAGAGCCGCTGGCAGGAGGCGATCGCGGCCTTCACGGAGGCGCTGCGCGCCCGTCCCAAGGACGGGCCCTCCAGGCTCTATCTCGAGCGCTGCCAGCACTACAGCGCCGAGCCGCCCGAAGCCGGCTGGGACGGCGTGTACGTGATGAAGACCAAATAG
- a CDS encoding SUMF1/EgtB/PvdO family nonheme iron enzyme: MSDPARLCGNCGLQVDAEAKVCGRCGQPLGLRWVLRGLRRGLLIGLIIPGCLAGFVGLRVFLEKGLSVNQTVDELEAAVTGAERACAARGCPPEIIQAKALYEKARKQTVAGKFQEAAKSIKSARELLARGGQRSTAAAKPVSASTAAVSDMVEIPAGEFMMGSFDVGSDHHPLHPVSLRAYSIGAREVTVEEYRRYCREVQLAFPDQPAGSTSRHPAALVTWPEAKAFCEHLGRRLPTEAEWEKAARCGLAGKILVGTDREGLGRLAWHGGNSGGKTHAVGTKAPSPCSLYDLFGNTAEWVSDWYAPDYYKTSPAQDPAGPEQGDDKVIRGGAFNSPVESLSASGRDKAAPESGRADIGFRCAKGS, from the coding sequence TTGAGCGATCCTGCCCGTCTCTGCGGCAACTGCGGCCTCCAGGTCGACGCCGAAGCCAAAGTCTGCGGCCGCTGCGGGCAGCCGCTGGGCCTGCGCTGGGTCCTGCGGGGCCTGCGCCGGGGCCTCCTCATCGGCCTGATCATCCCGGGCTGCCTCGCCGGCTTCGTCGGGCTGCGCGTGTTCCTGGAGAAGGGCCTCTCCGTCAATCAGACCGTCGACGAGCTGGAGGCCGCGGTGACCGGGGCCGAGCGGGCCTGCGCCGCGAGAGGCTGCCCCCCGGAGATCATCCAGGCCAAGGCGCTCTACGAGAAGGCCCGCAAGCAGACGGTGGCCGGGAAATTCCAGGAGGCCGCCAAGAGCATCAAGTCCGCCCGGGAGCTCCTCGCGCGCGGCGGGCAGCGCTCCACAGCCGCCGCCAAGCCCGTCAGCGCTTCGACCGCCGCCGTCTCCGACATGGTCGAGATCCCCGCCGGTGAGTTCATGATGGGCTCCTTCGATGTCGGTTCCGATCATCATCCTCTCCATCCCGTCTCCCTGCGCGCTTACTCCATCGGCGCCCGGGAGGTCACGGTGGAGGAGTACCGGCGCTACTGCCGCGAGGTCCAGCTGGCCTTCCCCGACCAGCCCGCCGGCAGCACTTCCCGGCATCCGGCGGCCCTGGTCACCTGGCCGGAGGCCAAGGCCTTTTGCGAGCATCTGGGCAGGCGCCTGCCCACGGAGGCCGAGTGGGAGAAGGCCGCCCGCTGCGGCCTGGCGGGCAAGATCCTCGTGGGCACGGACCGGGAAGGGCTGGGCCGGCTGGCCTGGCATGGCGGCAACTCGGGCGGGAAGACCCATGCCGTGGGGACCAAGGCTCCGAGCCCCTGCTCCCTTTACGATCTCTTCGGCAACACGGCGGAGTGGGTGTCCGACTGGTATGCCCCGGATTACTACAAGACCAGCCCGGCGCAGGACCCGGCCGGCCCCGAACAGGGCGACGACAAGGTCATCCGCGGAGGCGCCTTCAACAGCCCGGTCGAGTCCCTGAGCGCGAGCGGGCGCGACAAGGCCGCACCGGAGAGCGGCCGGGCGGACATCGGCTTCCGCTGCGCGAAGGGCTCCTGA